In Styela clava chromosome 14, kaStyClav1.hap1.2, whole genome shotgun sequence, the following are encoded in one genomic region:
- the LOC144431930 gene encoding kelch-like protein 25 has product MICEHEGWPRAATMNGCIYVCGGWGSNSRSVEKYNPTNNEWQQLESMKIEREGHAVVSAKGRLYCFGGFDTSYRKLESGEVFDLESSKWELTAPLPVGIKYAYAAQSNDFIYIAGDQVLLCYDLNNNSWQKISLQIQLPDSGWFFKHIVALNNEIYFIIAAEGARSLYKFEPKTNQAEYVEKDKRFRCNTITVGHIMPYQRRSPILWYRMQRCDAKV; this is encoded by the exons ATGATATGCGAACACGAAGGTTGGCCGCGCGCAGCTACAATGAATG GATGCATCTACGTGTGTGGTGGTTGGGGATCGAACAGTCGCTCAGTCGAAAAATACAATCCAACGAATAACGAATGGCAACAGTTGGAAAGCATGAAAATAGAAAGAGAAGGTCACGCTGTTGTTTCAGCTAAAG GACGTTTGTATTGTTTTGGTGGATTTGATACATCATATCGCAAGCTCGAGAGTGGCGAAGTGTTCGATCTTGAAAGTTCAAAATGGGAGCTCACTGCACCGTTGCCTGTAGGCATAAAATATGCATATGCCGCACAGTCAAACGATTTTATATACATCGCAG GTGACCAAGTACTTCTTTGCTATGATTTAAACAACAATTCATGGCAGAAAATATCTTTGCAAATTCAATTACCTGATTCTGGTTGGTTCTTCAAGCATATTGTTGCTCTCAACaacgaaatatattttattatagcTGCGGAAGG tGCTCGCTCTTTGTACAAATTTGAGCCGAAGACAAATCAGGCTGAATACGTTGAAAAAGATAAAAGATTCCGGTGTAACACAATCACCGTAGGCCATATCATGCCATATCAGCGACGATCCCCAATCCTGTGGTACAGAATGCAACGTTGTGATGCTAAAGTGTAA